One Cucurbita pepo subsp. pepo cultivar mu-cu-16 chromosome LG09, ASM280686v2, whole genome shotgun sequence DNA window includes the following coding sequences:
- the LOC111801465 gene encoding uncharacterized protein LOC111801465: MNSLARNISCSIRSSIHATASLHCYQQQWRGIRVKVLNGNLERAITFLQRKMRSSGIERLIKREQTHHIKNSEKRVLARKNLERKIRSQDLARKLKAILIKKVRGL, translated from the exons ATGAACTCGTTGGCGCGGAACATATCGTGCTCCATCAGGTCTTCGATTCACGCCACTGCCTCGCTACATTGCTACCAGCAGCAATGGAGGGGGATCCGAGTGAAGGTACTGAACGGGAATCTTGAACGTGCAATAACATTCTTGCAAAGGAAGATGCGATCGAGCGGAATCGAGCGGCTGATTAAGCGCGAGCAGACTCACCACATCAAGAACTCCGAGAAGCGAGTTTTGGCCCGAAAGAATTTGGAGCGCAAAATTCGATCACAGGACCTTGCTCGCAAGCTTAAAGCTATTCTTATCAAGAAAGTCAG GGGTCTGTGA